The following DNA comes from Anopheles arabiensis isolate DONGOLA chromosome 3, AaraD3, whole genome shotgun sequence.
TGCGAAAAGTTCTTCGACTCTACCATCCCGCCGATGACGCTGCTCGAGGAGGACTACACGCTGCTGGCGCTCATCAACCGCGAGCTGAAGGGGTACGTGAACCAGATGGAGAAGGCACGTATGCGCGACGGCATCCGGCATCTGTTGCAGATTTCGCGCTACGGCAACCAGCTCATGCAGTCGGAGGAACCGTGGGTGAAGGTGAAGGGAACGGACGATCAAAAGGCCCGCGCTGGCACCGTGATTGGGTTGTGCTGCAATTTCGCATGTGAGTAGAGCGCGCGCGTGGTGCCGACAAGGAGCAGCATGATGAGCAATGTTTTGATATTTTCGATCCCATTGATCGTTTCAGGTTTGTTGGCAACGCTTATCTTCCCGTTCATGCCAACGACGGCGAGGAACATGTACAGCCAGCTGAATGTCCGCGGCGGATTCATCAATTCCGAGTACGTTTGGCGTGtgactgtttgtgtgtatctAAACCAAACTAGCTAAcgaaatctctctctctctctctccgattttgcagcaaaccgttaATTCGAACGCTTCTGCCAACGGGTCATCGCATTGGCAAACCGGCTGTTCTGTTTACCAAAATCGAGGACGCCCGCATCGAGGAACTGAAGCAAAAGTACGGCGGTGTGCAGCAAGATAAGGATAAGAGTCCAGTCCCGGTGAAGGCGCCGCAGGGCTTTACCTCGCTGAAGGACGCCCAGAAGGCGGTGGACGAGCAGGCGGCCAAAGTGCGCAAAATCAAATCGAGCGGCGCAGATCGGACCGTTTGGCAGCCGGAAGTAAACATTTTGCTGGAGCTCAAGAAGCAGCTGCAAACGCTCAGCCAACCTCGTACCTCCGAAAGTGCCGCTACGGCCGCTCCGGGCGAGAAACCTGCCAAACAGGCACCGAAACAGGCACCGAAACAGGCGACGGGTGGTGCTGCCGTCTCTACGCCACCGGCAACCAACACAACGGCGGCCGATCCGTCGGATGTGAAAGCGCTAGAGGAGGAGATTGCGCAGCAAGGCAACAAGGTGCGCAAGCTGAAAGAAGCCAACTCGGACAAGTCGGTCTGGCAGCCGGAGGTTTCGCTGCTGCTCTCGCTCAAGCAAAAGCTGGCCAGTCTAACTGGCATTCCCGTGGCAGCACCTGCCGGCGGTGGAAAGAAGAAGGGCAACAAGAAGTAAAGTGGCGTCAAGCAGAGTTCGCCGAGCGCCACGTGCCCGAGGCATCCACAGTTTAAAGCTGGCATTCTGATGAAAAGTCACACTACAGAACAGTTTGAATCATCGATCATTACACACCTTTTGGCAATAAACGTTATTTAATAGCAACTTAAAAGGGAAGCGTGAATGTTGTTCGAAAGAATGTAATTTCCATTTGACGTGGAATAGACTGTACCACTGCCACCAATGTTCGGCCACCACCGGGTCGGTCCGCCAATAGAATCGCCTATAAATAGACGCTCCAAGCAAGCGGCAAACATGCGTAGAACCGTTGAGGAAGCTTTTTTCCGTAGCCTACTGTGTAGGGCGAGCTGTAGCTGTCAAAACCCTTATCTATTACGCTACTGTCAAAAACGTGTTGGTAAACGTGTCTCATTCcatgataaaaaagaaacagtatTGTAAATTCATAGTTCACGATGAGTGTGTTGCTACCAGAGTGTGTATACGTATCCCGAAACTAGCGCATTGTCTCCCGCCCCACCCGGTCGACCTTTCGCTAAACTGGACCACAAACAGCAGAGACGCTTGTGCAATCCAGGAGGGCGACGAAAATTGGGAGTGAAACGCGATTCGACCGAAAACTTGTTTACATCCACAGCCACCCCCTACCAGCGTGCGCGCTGCAAAGGGCTCGTCGGTCGTACGCCTGCTGTCTGCTGGCGAGAGTGAAACGGAGTGCGCCGGTCATGTTGAGATAGCAACAAACGACGAGGCTCGTCATCATTGCTTCCGTGTTGCCCTGCTTCGTGCCGTGCCGTGCGTGCACCCCCACACACTGCTCGAGCGCCGTGTGTTCACGCGAACCACCCAACCCAAACTGGTTGGCTCgaaaagagagacagaaaacGAGGCGAAACGGACACGCCTCGGCATCGGCAGGCTTCGCGGCGGTGGTTTCACTAGTAGTGTGGCATTCATTGTGCAACGGAACGGTCGCAACGGACTtaagtgtgtgcgcgcgcgcctgcAGAGGAAACAAGTAAAAGGGAAACATTCAACCCAGCGTAGAGTACGCGATGAGTGAAAGGTATGCCACGATTGCAGAGCAGCTGGGCAAATGGCAGCAGGCCCATTTGCTGACGTTCTGGGACGAGCTGGCGGAACCGCAGCGGGCCACCCTGCTCGATTCGCTGGCCGACAGCGTCGACTGTGCCGCGCTCGATGAAGCCTTCCGCCGTGCCATGGCAACCGCCACGTCGACGAAGGAGGACTTGAACGAGCTGCTGAAACCGCTGGCGAGAGAAAGGTACCTCTCCGTTGCCGAGGCTACCGAGGTGGAGCTGGAAGACCTGCGGCAGGCGGGGCTGGAGCAGATCCGGCAGGGGCGGGTCGGTGTAATACTGCTGGCCGGTGGGCAGGGCACACGGCTCGGTTCCACCGCCCCGAAGGGCACGTACAATGTAAACCTGCCGTCCGGAAAGTCGCTGTTTCAGCTGCAGGCCGAGCGGATTCgcaagctgcagcagctggcgGGTGGCGAGGGCCGCATCCGCTGGTACATCATGACCAGcgagcacacgcacacggaaaCGCTCGACTACTTCAGGCAGCACCAGTACTTTGGCCTGCCGTCCGACCAGGTTCGCATGTTCCGGCAGCGCAGCGTACCGTGCGTCGACTTCGAGGGTCGCATTCTGCTGGACGAAAAGTGGAAGGTGGCCACCGCCCCGGACGGCAACGGGGGCATCTATCGGGCGCTCAAGGACGAAGGCATCCTGGACGAGCTGGAGCGGGAGGGCGTCCTGTACCTGCACGCCCACAGCGTGGACAACATTCTCATCAAGGTGGCCGATCCGGTTTTCGTCGGCTACTGCGTGCGCAAGGGGGCTGACTGCGGGGTGAAGGTGATCGAGAAGGTGCAGCCGGACGAGGCGGTCGGCGTGGTGTGCGAAGTGAAAGGCAAGTATCAAGTGGTCGAGTACAGCGAGCTGTCGAGCGAAACGGCCAACCGCCGCAATCCGACCGACGGCAAGCTCACGTTCAACGCGGGCAACATTTGCAACCACTTCTTCACCAGCGCGTTTCTGCGGCGGATCGCCGAAACGACAATGCCACTGCACGTGGCCAAAAAGAAGATCCCGTACGTGGACGTGGCGACTGGCGAGCGGCTCAAGCCGACCGCGCCGAACGGCATCAAGATGG
Coding sequences within:
- the LOC120901900 gene encoding UDP-N-acetylhexosamine pyrophosphorylase-like protein 1, with amino-acid sequence MSERYATIAEQLGKWQQAHLLTFWDELAEPQRATLLDSLADSVDCAALDEAFRRAMATATSTKEDLNELLKPLARERYLSVAEATEVELEDLRQAGLEQIRQGRVGVILLAGGQGTRLGSTAPKGTYNVNLPSGKSLFQLQAERIRKLQQLAGGEGRIRWYIMTSEHTHTETLDYFRQHQYFGLPSDQVRMFRQRSVPCVDFEGRILLDEKWKVATAPDGNGGIYRALKDEGILDELEREGVLYLHAHSVDNILIKVADPVFVGYCVRKGADCGVKVIEKVQPDEAVGVVCEVKGKYQVVEYSELSSETANRRNPTDGKLTFNAGNICNHFFTSAFLRRIAETTMPLHVAKKKIPYVDVATGERLKPTAPNGIKMEKFIFDVFPLAERFVALEGRREEEFSALKNADTAGIDCPSSVRGDIYRLHRKWLIKAGATEVLDAADASFDCEISPLLSYAGEGLETAAAGQSFRCPVHLTGADEREQH